The Devosia sp. genome segment GCGGCCTTGGACAGGTCGATAATGCGCTTGCCGTGGAAGGGACCACGATCGTTGATGGTGACTTCAACGCTGTTGCCGGTCGACTGGTCGGTGACCTGAACCTTGGTGCCGAATGGCAGGGTGCGGTGGGCTGCCGTCATGGCATTTTCGTTGAAGATTTCTCCCGAGGCGGCCCGCTTCCCGTTGAAGCCCGGGCCATACCAGGAGGCGCCGCCACATTGGGCATAGGCTGCACTGGAAAAGGTCAAAACACTGGCAGCACAAATGGCGGCGATTACGGCTTTCTTAGTCAATGATCCTGAGCTCGCAGAAGTTGTCGATGGCGGGTGAGTATCGAGCGCCAACGGCCGGATTATGGGCGGATCTGCCCCAATGCCGCCAAGACCGGCCTTTGTTGCCTCCGCGCCGCAGGTAAATCAGGTCTTGCCGCGGCCCGACTGCGTTAGGACTTCCGAAATACTAAAATCTGAATCCGCCAATCCGGGTGTTATTTGCCATCACCAGGCCTCGATTGCCGGATTGGCAGAATGAGTTTGCGCGGTGTGGCCATGGTGCAACGGTTCCGTCAAACCTGACCCGGCGGGCCATTTTGTGCGGTTCCGGGCCAGGAAACCGGGTGCAGTCCACGCCTTGGCAGGGGCTTTTGGGCCGGAATGTGGCGGCAAACGGGCGTTTGAGAGCGCCTGGCCCGCGAGTTCACGCAATAAAAAAGGCGGTGGTTGTGCCACCGCCTCCAGTTGCTGTCAGGGAGACAGGATTAGTTCTGCGGCTGCGGAACGATGCGCAGATAGGGCTTCAGCTCCGTCCAGCCTTCGGGATACTTGGTCTTGGCCTGTTCATTGCTCACGGCAGGAACGATGATGACGTCCTCGCCGCTCTTCCAGTTGACCGGCGTCGCCACCTGGTGCTTGGCCGTCAATTGCAGGCTGTCGATGACCCGCAGCACTTCATTGAAGTTGCGGCCGGTCGAGGCAGGATATTCGATCTTGAGCTTGACCTTCTTGTCCGGCCCGATGACGAAGACCGACCGCACGGTGAGCGTGTTGTCGGCATTGGGGTGGATCATGTCATAAAGGCGCGCCACCTTGCCTTCGGTATCGGCCAGGAGCGGGAAGTTGAGCGCCGCACCCTGGGTTTCCTCGATGTCCTTGGCCCAGCCGCCATGATCTTCGAGCTTGTCGACCGACAGGCCCAGCACCTTTACGCCGCGCTTTTCGAATTCCGGCTTCAGCTTGGCGGTATAGCCCAGCTCGGTCGTGCAGACCGGCGTGAAATTCTTGGGATGGCTGAACAGGACCGCCCAGGAGCCGTCGATGTAATCGTGGAAATGGACGGTGCCTTCGGTCGATTCAAGGGTGAAGTCGGGGGCGGTGTCGCCGATCAGGATAGCCATGATATTTGTCCTTCATCTGCCGGGGGCGGTCTGAAATGCCGTTGATTGAGAATATCGTACCCCAGGTCGCCATATGAAACGGCCTGAGGTAGAATGCTTTTGCATTATCGGGCGCGGCCTGGACACACAATTGCGGTTCGCCGCCAGCCGCTGGAAAAGTGCGAAAACTACTCGCCGGTGACCATGACCGAGCCCTGCATGGGCTGGGCCTGCGGCGCGCCATTGGTCCAGGTGACGTCGATGCCGTTGAGCGGCACCACGGAAAGGCTCATCTTGCCCGAGCCCTGCTGGATTTCGCGGGCATGGGCCAGGTAGATCAGCGAATTGTTGGCGGCGTCGTAAACGCGGGTCACCCGCAGCGATTTCCAGATCAGCGACCGCCCCTGCTGGAAGATTTCCTCTCCACCGGCGCTGGTGCGAATATCGCCCACGGTCACCGGCCCGTTCGCCGAGCAATCGAGCGCCGAATAGGATGGGTCCTCGAACCAGTTGCCCTGGCTCATCCGGTCGATGAACGAGCGATTGAAAAACGCCAGATGGCAGACCACGCCATCGACTTCGGGATCGGCCACGGCCTCGATGGAAATGTCATTGCCGGTCCAGTCGACCCCGACATTGCCCACCTCGCCGCTCCGCCCGCAGGCGGCAAGGGCAACTAGCGCGGTGGCAGCTACGGCGAACTTGGCAATGGCATGCATAGAGAACCTCCAGATGATGCGCCAAACATGGTGCCCATGGCGCGCTGGTGCAAGGTGGCTAGCGCCGAACCCTGTTCTCCATGACGCGCTCCAGCCAGCGTACCAGCAGCGAGAGCGAGATGGTCATGGTCAGATAGAGGAAGGCGACCACATTGTAGGTTTCAAAGAACAGAAAGCTCGAGGAGGCCGAGAGCTTGCCCAATTGGGTTATGTCCTGGACGCCAAGGGCCGAGACCAGAGCGCTGTCCTTGACCATGGAGACAAAGTCATTGCCCAGCGGCGGCAGGATGGTGCGCAGGGCCTGCGGAAAGACGATGAAGCGGAAGCAATGCCAGCGGCTGAGGCCCAGCGAGCGGGCCGCTTCCACCTGTCCGCGCCCCACCGCCTCTATGCCCGCCCGGAAAATTTCGGCGATGAAGGCGGAGTAGCAGATGGTCAGGGCAAAAATAGCCCGCCAGACGAAATCGAAGCCGCGCACCGTGGCCGGCGTCAGCCACCCCCATTCGATCGGCAGCGACAGCGCCCAGTTATAGGCGCCGACCAGAGCCGGCGCGGCGACAAAGGCGATGTAAAACAGAAACACCAGGATGGGTACGCCGCGGATGATCTCGACATAGAATGTCGCCACCTCGCGCAACACGCGGATGCCCGAAGTGCGCGCCAGCGCAACCAGCAGCCCCAGGAGAGTGGCAGCCGAAAAGGCGACCAGTGTCACCCACAGCGTCGTCTGCACGCCGCCCGCAAGGGTGCGGAAGATCGAGGCGTATGTCGCGTTGCTGGTGATCGCCCACAGCCCGAGCACGAACAGCAGCAGGATGGCCAGCAACCAATAGGGCAGGCGGGAAAAGAGCGTGGGACGTCGGGATGCTGTCATGGGTGACGGTAGGACACGATTTGCAACAGAAGCCCTACGGACCTCATCCTCGGCCGGGCGAAGGACGAGGCCGTGATCGGCCTCGCGCGTTCGACAGGATGTGAGGTCCTGGGGCAGTAGGCCTTAGTCAGCCGCGTATTCGAAGAACCAGTAGTTGATCCGTTCGTCGAGCCAGCCCTCTTCGCGCAATTGATCCAGCGCTGCATTGAACGGCTCAACAAGATCCGAGCCAGGGGTCAGGATGAAACCCAGCGGATCGGACTTGATGCTCTCGCCCACCTGTTTGAACGAACCCGGATCGGCGCCAATATAGCCGGTGGCGGCCGCCTGATCGGCGATGATTGCATCCACGTCGCCCACCTTCACAGCCTGAACCGCGGCCCCGAAGCTGTCGAAGGTCTTGACCCGCGGATTGGCCTCGTCGCCATCGAGAACATCATAGATTGCCGTATAGAAGGACGAGGTGCCCGCCTGCGCGCCGAACAGCAGATCGGCGTTTTCGGCAAAACTCTCGGGGCCGGTGATCCGATCTTCGTCGGCACGCACCAGGAAATACTGTTCCACGGTGATGAACGGGTCGGTGAAGTCGATCTGCTCTTCGCGCTCGGCGGTGATGGTGATGCCATCGGCGCCGACGTCGAACTGACCGCTGCGCACGCTCTCGATCATCACGTCCCAGGCCGTCAGGTCCCACTCGACGCTGGCGTTGAGACGCTTTGCGACTTCGTTGATGACGTCATATTCCAGGCCGATTCCCTTGCCCTCGGCGTCGGCAAAGTTCAGCGGATAATAAGCGTTTTCGGTCACCGCATGGATGACGCGACCCTCAAGGTCCGGCAGGTCCTGCGCAAAGGCGGGGCCGACCAGGAGCGCGAGGGCCGTGCTGGCGAAAATGGCGATGGACTTGGTCATCTTGATCATGGTCTCCCGACGAGGTTTCGCCCGAGACTAGACCAAGCCCATGACCTTTGGAAATGGGCAAGCGTTACGGCTCAGGCCTGGTCGCTGACCTCGGCACCTGGCCCGTTCTTCTTCAGCGAGGCAATGGCATTCTTGGCGCTCGACTTGGACTTGTAGGTTTCGGTGCGCACCATGGTTTCGCCATTGGCGGCGACGAAGCGCACGAAATGCTGGCCGTCCTTGGAGGCGACAATCTCGAAGCGATAGCCGGAGCCGGTCTCGTCCTTGGAGAGGTCCACCGTGGCTGCATCGGGGGCATTCTTCTTCAGCGAGTCGATGGCGTTCTTGGCGGACGCCTTCTGCTTGTAATTTTCCGACCAGAAGATTTTCTCCGCATTGTAGGAGAAATCGAACTTGAACTGCTCGTTTGCTGCCGCTGTGACGTTGAACTTGTGTGCCATGACGCTGACCTCCCTCAAAGTAGTCGCAACAAAGACTAGCCGAATGGCAAAAATTGAAAACCCTAGTTTTTGACCTCAACCCGATCGACATGGCCCAGGTCCCGGTCGGGGTCGATGCGATCGCGCACCATCTGCTTGAGCACCCGGCTGTCCGGAAAACCGCCGTCCCGCTTGCGCTCCCAGATCAACTCCTCGTCCAGGTGAATTTCGAAGATGCCGCCGGTGCCGGGAACCAGCGTCACGGCGCCCAACTCGAGTGAGAATGTGGACAAGAGCTCCTGCGCCATCCAGGCCGCGCGCAACATCCAGTTGCATTGCGTGCAATAGACGATGGTGACGGCCGGCTTGCCGGATGGCTCGCTCACTTGCGCTTCCTGGCTGCATCCTTGGGGTCGACAAGGCTGGCCAGGATTTCATCGACCAGGTCGAGATCCTGCCGCTTGCCGGCCGCCTGCTGCTGCAGGTCAACCAGATAGGATGTGGTGTAGTAGAGCCGCCGCGCCAGCATGATGGCGATCTGCAGCGAAAACTCGGGGTGACCGTCGAGAAAGGTCAGGGCATCGGGGATTTCATAGGCGGTGACGTCGGACAGCGCCTTGACGGTGGCCGAATGCTGCATGTCGAGCAGCACAGCCATTTCGCCGAAAATCGAGCCCGGCTCGTCGACATGGGTCACCTGGGTTCGCTCGCGAATGACCTCGACCTGGCCTTCGACCAGCACCAGCAATTTGCCGAGCCGCTCGCCCTCGGGCAGCATGATCTGGCCCGACTTGAACCGGACCGTCTTGAGGCCGCTGCAATAGTCCAGAATGTCCGCCATGATCCGCTCTTTCACCCCGCCGTGAGCGGCAATCTAAAGCATTGATCGGGCAAAGCAAAGCCGCCCGGCGTGAACCGGGCGGCTGGCAATAGGCAGCGTCAGGTGACTAGTTGATCCAGACCACGGTGCGGGTCGAGGCATCGACCACGGCCGGGCGGCCATCGATATAGACATAGCCGTAGAACTGGTCATCGGGCAGCGGGGTGATGGTGGCGCCTTCCGGCAGCACATAACCCACGACCACATCACCTTCCGCCTCGATCGGATCGACCGGATTGGCGATGGCGAAATCGGCGGAGGACTGGCTCACCAGGTAACCCGGCGACTGCACCAGGGTGCGGTTGTTGAGGTCAACGATCCACACGCGGCCATTGGCATAGATATAGCCGTAGTTTTCGTCACCATCGACCGGATAGATGGTGACCGCTTCCGGCACGGTGTAGCCGACATCGAGCGCGCCCTCGATCAGCACCGGCTCGACCGGATTGGCCCCGGCATATTCGATGGTGGAGGTGGCAACGCCGGCTTCGGCACCAATGACGGCACCGGCAAAACCGCCGATCACGGCACCAATGGGACCACCGATCAGGCCGCCGACAACGGCACCGGTCGTGCCGCCACCGGTCGCGCCGATTACGGCACCGGCATCGGCATCAACTGTCCCGGCATCCTGCGCAAAGGCGGGCATGGAGATGGCGAGCGAAAGTGCGGCCACGGAGGCCATGAGAGTCTTCTTCATTTTCGTTTTCCTTTCGGGTCACGGGCAGAGCCCTTTTGGGCTTCTTTGTGAGCGCCCGGTGGTCGCCCCTTGCTCAACAAACGAGAAGCGCCCGACTAGGTTCCGATGCCGCAGGAAATCGAAAATGGCCTCAGAGCAGCTTTTCGATATCGGGCGCGATGTCGGCCGGCTCGGTGGTGGGGGCGTAGCGCTCGACCACGGTCCCGGCGCGATCCATGAGGAATTTGGTGAAATTCCACTTGATCGCCTCGCTGCCGAAAATGCCCGGCGCCTCGGATTTGAGCCATTCATAGAGCGGGGATGCGCCCTCGCCATTGACCTCGATCCTGGCAAAGAGCGGAAAGCTGACCCCGTAATTGACCGCGCAGAACCGGGCGATCTCGTCGGCGCTGCCCGGCTCCTGCTCGGCGAACTGGTTGCAGGGAAATCCGAGCACGACCAGACCCCGGTCCCGATATTGCCGGTATAGCGCCTCGAGCCCCTCATATTGCGGGGTGAGCCCGCACTGGGAGGCGACATTGACCACCAGCACCACCTGGCCGGCATAGTCTGCAAGCGCCTGCGGCGTGCCATCGAGGCGGGGGAGGGTAAAGTCTGAAAAACGGGTCATGGCTCAAATTCAGTTTTGGACTGGTGTCCCAGAGGTAGTGACGAACACCGCAGTCCGCAACGGCGAACGGCCGCCATTGGCGGCCGCTCCCTAGCGTGATTGGTGGCTGTCTCAGTAGCCACGGGAATAGCTAGGTGCCTTGTAGGTGGTGCAGTAGTCCGCGTCGTAGGAGACGTAGCGGGATGCCACCCAGCCCCAGCGGCCGGACCACTGGACCTTGTACCAGCCATTCTGGCTTTCGGTGATGCTGACCTTGGTGCAGGCCGGGATGGTGCCGAGCTTGTAGTAGCTGGTGCCTGGGCCTTCGCGGAAATTGATCCCGCCGGTGGTCCAGCCCCAGTCGGCAGCCATGGCGCCGGAGGCGGTGGCCAGAACGAGTGCGGCGGCGATAAGGGTCTTCTTGAACATCGATCTTCTCCATCTGTGTTGCTCGGGCCCTGTCGTCCGCCCGATGAGGAGAGATTGCCCCAGAGCAGCGGGCCGGGCAGTTCCCCAGGGAACAGGCCTTGCCACCTGCGCTATTTTCCGACACATCTGGAGCCCGAGGCAGCCCAGCGAGACAACCATGACCGATGGCAAGCCGGGACTGGCCTTCTGGCGGTCCTTCCCCATTTTCGAGGATTTTTCGGCTGAAGCCATCGCCGAACTCAATGCCGCGGCCATCCCGCGCAAATGGGGCATGGGAGAGGTGATCTTTCAGCGCGGCGACCACGGCGACCATCTTGTGGCCGTCGCCGAAGGGCGCATCCGGGTGGCCCTGCTGACGCCCTCCGGCCGCGAGCTGACCCTGCGCCATGCCGGTCCGGGGGAAA includes the following:
- a CDS encoding amino acid ABC transporter permease, whose protein sequence is MTASRRPTLFSRLPYWLLAILLLFVLGLWAITSNATYASIFRTLAGGVQTTLWVTLVAFSAATLLGLLVALARTSGIRVLREVATFYVEIIRGVPILVFLFYIAFVAAPALVGAYNWALSLPIEWGWLTPATVRGFDFVWRAIFALTICYSAFIAEIFRAGIEAVGRGQVEAARSLGLSRWHCFRFIVFPQALRTILPPLGNDFVSMVKDSALVSALGVQDITQLGKLSASSSFLFFETYNVVAFLYLTMTISLSLLVRWLERVMENRVRR
- a CDS encoding glutathione peroxidase; this encodes MTRFSDFTLPRLDGTPQALADYAGQVVLVVNVASQCGLTPQYEGLEALYRQYRDRGLVVLGFPCNQFAEQEPGSADEIARFCAVNYGVSFPLFARIEVNGEGASPLYEWLKSEAPGIFGSEAIKWNFTKFLMDRAGTVVERYAPTTEPADIAPDIEKLL
- a CDS encoding septal ring lytic transglycosylase RlpA family protein, whose amino-acid sequence is MTKKAVIAAICAASVLTFSSAAYAQCGGASWYGPGFNGKRAASGEIFNENAMTAAHRTLPFGTKVQVTDQSTGNSVEVTINDRGPFHGKRIIDLSKAAATALGFRNRGVTTVCLQ
- a CDS encoding transporter substrate-binding domain-containing protein, with product MIKMTKSIAIFASTALALLVGPAFAQDLPDLEGRVIHAVTENAYYPLNFADAEGKGIGLEYDVINEVAKRLNASVEWDLTAWDVMIESVRSGQFDVGADGITITAEREEQIDFTDPFITVEQYFLVRADEDRITGPESFAENADLLFGAQAGTSSFYTAIYDVLDGDEANPRVKTFDSFGAAVQAVKVGDVDAIIADQAAATGYIGADPGSFKQVGESIKSDPLGFILTPGSDLVEPFNAALDQLREEGWLDERINYWFFEYAAD
- a CDS encoding peroxiredoxin, which codes for MAILIGDTAPDFTLESTEGTVHFHDYIDGSWAVLFSHPKNFTPVCTTELGYTAKLKPEFEKRGVKVLGLSVDKLEDHGGWAKDIEETQGAALNFPLLADTEGKVARLYDMIHPNADNTLTVRSVFVIGPDKKVKLKIEYPASTGRNFNEVLRVIDSLQLTAKHQVATPVNWKSGEDVIIVPAVSNEQAKTKYPEGWTELKPYLRIVPQPQN
- a CDS encoding SelT/SelW/SelH family protein → MSEPSGKPAVTIVYCTQCNWMLRAAWMAQELLSTFSLELGAVTLVPGTGGIFEIHLDEELIWERKRDGGFPDSRVLKQMVRDRIDPDRDLGHVDRVEVKN
- a CDS encoding SH3 domain-containing protein, with amino-acid sequence MFKKTLIAAALVLATASGAMAADWGWTTGGINFREGPGTSYYKLGTIPACTKVSITESQNGWYKVQWSGRWGWVASRYVSYDADYCTTYKAPSYSRGY
- a CDS encoding DUF1236 domain-containing protein, with product MKKTLMASVAALSLAISMPAFAQDAGTVDADAGAVIGATGGGTTGAVVGGLIGGPIGAVIGGFAGAVIGAEAGVATSTIEYAGANPVEPVLIEGALDVGYTVPEAVTIYPVDGDENYGYIYANGRVWIVDLNNRTLVQSPGYLVSQSSADFAIANPVDPIEAEGDVVVGYVLPEGATITPLPDDQFYGYVYIDGRPAVVDASTRTVVWIN
- a CDS encoding CreA family protein, whose product is MHAIAKFAVAATALVALAACGRSGEVGNVGVDWTGNDISIEAVADPEVDGVVCHLAFFNRSFIDRMSQGNWFEDPSYSALDCSANGPVTVGDIRTSAGGEEIFQQGRSLIWKSLRVTRVYDAANNSLIYLAHAREIQQGSGKMSLSVVPLNGIDVTWTNGAPQAQPMQGSVMVTGE
- a CDS encoding DUF1508 domain-containing protein — its product is MDLSKDETGSGYRFEIVASKDGQHFVRFVAANGETMVRTETYKSKSSAKNAIASLKKNGPGAEVSDQA
- a CDS encoding cyclic nucleotide-binding domain-containing protein — encoded protein: MADILDYCSGLKTVRFKSGQIMLPEGERLGKLLVLVEGQVEVIRERTQVTHVDEPGSIFGEMAVLLDMQHSATVKALSDVTAYEIPDALTFLDGHPEFSLQIAIMLARRLYYTTSYLVDLQQQAAGKRQDLDLVDEILASLVDPKDAARKRK